ACCCCCAGCGTGACTGCGGGGCACGGCCTCCCATGACCACGACGGGGGACCCGTTGAAGTGCGCGGTGGCCACCCCGCTGACGCCGTTGGTGATGCCGGGGCCCGCGGTGAGCACGGCCAGCCCGGGTTTGCGTGTCAGCCGCGCGGTCGCCTCGGCGGCGAAGACGGCACTCTGCTCATGGCGGACGTCGAGGATGGGCATGCCCTCGTGGACCGCACCGTCGTAGAGCGGGAAGATGTGCCCGCCGGAGAGGGTGAACATGGTCTCGATGCCATATGCCTTGGAGACGGCGACCGCTATGTCACCTGCGTGCTTGGGAGACTCCATATCGCGCAACCTACCAGTCAGTCACTTAGCCGGACAGGGATTGTTCCCCCTGCCCAGATCCCCTCGCCTAATGCCGTCCGCGCATATCGCGTCTATCCGGAAATAGGCCGCCCAACGCCTGGTGGCGGGCCGTACGGGATCGGCAGGGAGCCGGGTACGGACCGGAGCGCGGAGCCCGCCGGAGCGAGGGAGGCGCGGATCCGGTCTTCCGGTGCCGTCCATGGAGCACGGACCTCCGCCGGGTTTCCCCCGGCCCTGGGGAAGCCCGGGACTCAGAGGGTGTCGGAGAGCGCCTTGATGGGCATCTTGAGGTCTGCCAGCAGGCCGAGGTCGGCCTCGGCCGTACGGCCCAGGGTGGTCAGGTAGTTGCCCACGATGATCGCGTTGATGCCGCCGAGCATGCCGTCGCGGGTGCCCAAATCGCCCAGGGTCAGCTCGCGGCCACCCGCGTAGCGCAGGATCGTGCGGGGCAGCGCGAGCCTGAAGGTGGCGATCGTCCGGAGCGCCTCCGGCCCCTCCAGCAGCGGGAAGGACTCGAAGGGGGTGCCGGGGCGCGGGTTGAGGAAGTTCAGCGGGACCTCGTCGGGCGCGAGCTCGCCGAGCTGGCCGGCGAACTCGGCCCGCTGCTCCCGCGTCTCGCCCATGCCCACGATGCCACCGCAGCACAGTTCCATCCCGGCCTCGCGCACCATCAGGCAGGTGTCCCAGCGCTCCTCCCAGGTGTGGGTGGTGACGACCTTCCCGAAGTGCGACCTCGCGGTCTCCAGGTTGTGGTTGTAGCGGTGCACGCCCATCTCGGCCAGCTCGTCGACCTGAGCCTGGGTGAGCATGCCGAGCGAGCACGCCACGTTGATGTCGACCGCATCGCGGATCGCCTTCACCCCCTGGCGGACCTGGTCCATCAGACGCCGGTCGGGACCCCGTACGGCGGCCACGATGCAGAACTCGGTGGCTCCCGTCGCCGCGGTCTCCCTGGCGGCCTCGACCAGCGAGGGGATGTCCAGCCAGACGGCGCGGACCGGGGAGGAGAACTGCCCCGACTGCGAACAGAAGTGGCAGTCCTCCGGGCAGCCGCCGGTCTTGAGGGAGATGATGCCCTCGACCTCCACCTCCGGGCCGCACCACTTCATCCGCACCTCGTGGGCGAGGGCCAGCAGCTCGGCGAGGCGGTCGTCGGGCAGCTCCAGGCAGCGCAGTGCCTGCGCCGCGTCGAGACCGCGGCCCTCTTCCAGCACCTGCGTCCGGGCGATCTCGAGGATGTCGCTCATCTAATACCTCCATCGTGGAGAGGGTCCGCGGCTTCGGCTACGGGGAAAGCCTAAGGGTGGCGCGGAAGGAGGCGGGGTCGAAGCCGCCGCCCAGCGCCGGGCCCAGCCCCGCGCGGGCCGCGCGGGCGAAGGCGTCGCGCTCCAGCAGCCCGGCCCCCTCCGGGAGGGCGCCCGCCAGCGGCCGGGCGGCCAGCATCTCCAGGTCCGCCACGTTGCTCCGCTCGGCGGGGCCGGGCTCGGCCGGCCAGGAGCCGATCACCACCCCGGCGGGCTCCAGCCCCCGGTGGGCCATCGCCTCCAGCGTCAGCGCGGTGTGGTTGAGCGTGCCCAGCCCGGCCCTGGTCACCAGGAGCACCGACGCCGAGAGCGTCCGGGCCAGGTCGGCCAGGGTCGCCCCCTCCTCGTCGAAGCGGACGAGCAGCCCGCCCGCCCCCTCGACGATCACCAGCCGGTGCGAGGAGGCCAGCTCCTCGATCCGGGCCGCCGCCCGCGCGACGGAGACCGGCGGCAGGCCGGACAGGCGAGCCGCCGCGGCCGGGGACAGCGCGGCGGGGTACCTGGCCAGCTCGAAGGTCGTCCGTACCCCGGACAGCCGGATGACGTCGTCCACGTCGCCGGGATCGGTGTCGGACACCCCGGTCTGCGCGGGTTTCACCACTGCCACTGAGGAGCCCCGCTCCCTGGCGAGCGAGGCCACCGCCGCGGTGACGACCGTCTTTCCCACCCCGGTGTCGGTCCCGGTGACCACGAGAATGCTCACCCGCCTCACCTTAGGCGGGCCGGGCCGGGCGGCGTCGTGCGGGTCGGCGTCGCAGGCGCGTCAGGGGCGGCGCAGGCGGGTGACGAACTTGTAGCGGTCTCCCCGGTACAGGGACTGGGCCCACTCGACCGGGTTGCCGTCCGCGTCGAAGGCGTGCCGGGTGAGCAGGAGCATCGGCAGGCCGACGTCGACACTGAGCACCTGCGCGTCGTACGGGGTGGCCAGCACGGTCTCTATGATCTCCTCGGCGTCGGTCAGCCGCACGTTGTACGCGTTGTACAGCGTCTCGTACAGCGAGGAGTGCACCTCCAGCTCCCGCCTGAGGCGGGGGAAGCGCCGGGCCGACAGGTGGGTGGTGTCGATCGACATCGGCTCGCCGTTGGCCAGGCGCAGCCGGTGGATGCGCAGCACGCGGCCACCGGCGTTGATGGCCAGGCGGCGGGCCAGCGGCTCGTCGGCGGTGACGTAACTGATGTCGAGGATCTTGGTGTCGGGTTCGAGGCCGACGGTCCGCAGGTCCCCGGTGTAGGAGGTCAGCTGGAGGACCTGGGCGACCTTGGGCTGCGCGACGAACGTCCCCTTGCCCTGGATGCGCACCAGGCGGCCCTCGACCACGAGCTCGGACAGGGCCTGGCGCACGGTCGTGCGCGACGTCTCGAAGCGGACCGCGAGAGCCCGTTCCGGGGGCAGGGCGCTGCCCGCCGGCAGGCTCTTGGTGAGGGTGAGCAGGCTGCGCTTGACGTCGTAGTACTTCGGGATTCGCGGGGAGTCGTCGCTCACATGGTCACCTTCATCTCGGCCACGGCGGTGAGTGCACCCCGGATCACCGCTAGATCATCGGAACTCAGATTGGCCCGTGCCGTCAACCGCAGGCAAGAGCGGCCGACCGGCACCGAGGGCGGCCGGAAGCATCCGGCGCGCACCCCGTGTTCCGCACAGATGAGGGCGGCCCGAAGCGCGGTCTCGGGTGGGCCGAGCACGATGGGGACGACCGCACCCGCCGGATCGCCGGTCTCCAGGCCGAGATCGCGGGCCATCGCGGCCAGCTCTCTCGCCCTGGCCCGCACGCGTCCGGGCAGTTCGGGCTGATGGTGAAGGATATCGACGGCGGCGAGTGCCGCCGCCACGCTGCCCGGCGCCAGCCCGGTGTCGAAGATGAACGAGCGGCCCGTGTCGACAAGGGTCTGGATCACCTCGGGCGCGCCCAGCACGGCCCCGCCCTGCGATCCCAGGGACTTGGACAGTGTGATCGTTCTCACAACGCCCGGTTCGGCCGCGAGTCCCGCGGCGTGCGCCGCGCCCTGGCCGCGGGCGCCGACGACCCCGATCGAGTGCGCCTCGTCGACGACCAGCAGCGCGCCCTGCCGCACCGTCGCCGCGTGCAGTTCCGCGAGCGGGGCCAGGTCGCCGTCCACCGAGAAGACGGCGTCGGTGACCACGATCGCGTGCTCCTCGTCCCGGCCGGCCAGGGCCTTCTCCACGGCCACCACGTCCCTGTGCGGGGTGACCACGACCCGTGAGCGCGACAGCCGGCAGGCGTCCACGATCGACGCGTGGTTGCCCGCCTCCGAGACCACCAGGGCGTCCCTGCCCAGGGCCGCGACGGCGGCCAGGTTGGCCAGGTAGCCGGAGGAGAACACCAGGGCACCCTCCGCGCCGGTGAAGGCGCGCAGACGCGTCTCCAGGCGCGCGTGGAGGGCCGTGGAGCCCGTGACCAGGCGGGAACCCGTGGAGCCGGTGCCCCAGGCGCGTGTGGCCGCCACGGCCGCCTCGACCAGCCGCTCGTCCCTGGCCAGGCCGAGGTAGTCGTTGGAGGCCAGATCGATCAGGCCGTCGTCGTCGGGTGTGCGGGCGCGCAGGACCCGCCGCAGCCCTGCCGCCTCCCTCGTGGCCGCTGCCGTGCGGAACCGGGCCAGCGGGTCGGGGGTCTGCTCCATAGGCGCATCTTTCCAGCAGGCCTCACCCGATTCGCGTTCGGGCCTGCAAAGAACGCATGATGCACGGGTGCCGACTCTAAGCGACCTGGCGGTTCGTCACACCGCGCTCGACGATGCTGACCTTGAGTGGATGCACTCGCTGGTGTCCGACTGGCAGCTTCTCGCCGACCTCTCCTTCGCGGACCTGATCCTGTGGATCCCGCTGAAGGAGGGTTCGGGCTGGATCGCGATCGCGCAGATGAGACCCACCACGGGGCCGACGGTCTATCACGACGACATCGTGGGCATGACGGCGGCCAAGGGGGAGCGGCCGCTCCTGGAGACCGCCTGGAACGAGCGGCGCATCTGCCGCGAGGGCGACCCCGACTGGTCGAGCGGGGTGCCGGTCCGCGAGGAGACCATCCCGGTGCGGCGGGCCGATCACTTCCTGGGCGTCATCCAGCGCTCGACGAACCTCTCCTCCGCGCGCACCCCCTCGAGGCTGGAGCTGACCTACCTGCAGAGCGCCTCCGACCTGGCCCAGATGGTGGCCGAGGGCCGCTTCCCCTTCTCCGGCGCCGAACCGATCCTGGTCCGCTCGCCCCGGGTGGGCGACGGGCTGCTCCGGCTCGACCGGGCGGGCCGCGTCACGTACGCCTCGCCGAACGCGCTCTCGGCCTACCGGCGGCTGGGCCTCAACGCCGACCTGGTCGGCGCCGAGCTGGGCCGCACGACCGCCACGCTCTGCTACTCCGACGAGCCCATCAACGAGAACCTGATGCTCGTCGCGAGCGGGCGGGAGCCCAGGGAGACGGAGGTGGAGTCGGGCGGCACGGTCGTACAGCTGCGAGCGATCCCGCTGATCGTCGGCGGCGGGAGGATCGGCGCGCTGGTGCTCATCAGGGACGTGACCGAGCTGCGGCGCCGCGAGCGGGAGCTGATGACCAAGGACGCCACCATCAAGGAGATCCACCACCGGGTGAAGAACAACCTGCAGACGGTGGCCGCGCTGCTGCGGCTCCAGGCCAGGCGTATGCAGCTGCCGGAGGGCAGGGAGGCGCTGGAGGAGGCGGTGCGCAGGGTCGGGTCGATCGCGATCGTGCACGAGACGCTCTCGCACACGCCCGAGGAGCAGGTCGACTTCGACGACATCGCCGACCGGGTGATCGCGATGACGGGAGAGGTCGCGGCCCCGGAGACGCAGGTGGTACCGCGCCGCGTCGGGACGTTCGGAGTGCTGCGCTCGGAGATCGCGACGCCGCTGGCGATGGTTCTCACCGAGCTGCTGCAGAACGCGGTCCAGCACGGGCTGGCGCAGCGCCAGGGCAAGCTTCAGGTGATCGTGTCACGCGGGGCCGAGCGGCTGGACGTGATCGTGTCCGACGACGGCAGCGGGCTGCCCGAGGACTTCGATCTCGACCAGGCCACCAGTCTCGGCCTGCAGATCGTCCGGACCCTGGTGGTGGGCGAGCTGTCCGGGCGGCTGGCCATCGAGCCGCGCCAGGGCGGCGGCACCGAGGTGAGCCTGAGCATCCCTCTCCCCGCGGTCTGAGCGGGGGAAGGGAAGCGCGTCAGGTCACGCCCTCGGCGCGGGACGTGCCCGTCGCCCGGCCGGAGGGATGTCGCGGCGGGCCGGAGGGATGTGCTCGTCGCCCGGCCGGAGGAGTGTCGTGGCAGGTCGGAGAGACATGCCCGTCGCCCGGCCGGAGGAGAGGAGGAGTGGCGCGGCGGGTCAGACGCTCGCGCGGGTGCGGGCGCGAGCCGTGCGACGCTTGAGCGCGCGTCGTTCGTCCTCGCTCAGGCCGCCCCAGACGCCGGCGTCCTGCCCGGATTCCAACGCCCACTTCAGGCATGCTTCACTGATGCTGCACGTGTTGCAGACCTGCTTGGCTTCCTCGATCTGCATCAGGGCGGGGCCGGTGTTGCCGATCGGGAAGAACAGCTCGGGGTCCACGTCACGGCAGGCAGCTCGGTGGCGCCAGTCCATGCGTCCACTCCTTCGTATGAGGAGCCCTTGCGTCGGCTCCAGCGGCTCACTTTGTGAAGAGTTTCACTAACCAGCGCGAACGGAACCCCGGTCCGTGGTTCGGGTCGGGGGTCTGTCCGCTCGATCGTCGGTGGCCTGGGAGCGAGGTAGCCGCTCAAAGGTCCTACGTTCCGACGTCAATCTCGAGATTGTCAGCCACGCTTAGTACACGCAAGAGGTTTGGGAGAACGTTTTGCCTGAAATGGATGTCGGATGCGTCACACATGCCCGCACGTAACCGATTAGACCAAGACCTGTAACGCGTCGGGGATAGAACGGAAAGTTATCCGTTCGACCTCCCCCAGGTAATCCCCGTCCAGCTGGAACGCCACCGGGCGCCCGGCGCTCAGCGTGAACTCCTTCTCGTCGTGGAGTTGCACCAGGTGGCGGCCTGTCGGCAGGGTGGCGCGATCACCGATGATCTGGGGCATCAGCTGGAGCATGGAGGGCAGGCCGAGACGCTGGAGGCCCAGGAGATCGAGCCCGGTCTCGAAGCTCGCCCACGGGGTCGGGGAGACCGGCCGCGGGCCGATGTACGACCACGGAGAGGTGTTGGAGACGACGGCCATGAAGATGCCGCCGGTCCGCGGCACGTCCGGACCCTCGACGGTCATCGGCGGATGGCGCTTGTCGGTCGACAGATAGTGGTGTAACGCGGTGTTCACATAGCGGGTGGGCGTCGCCTTGCGGCCGGTGCCCCGCATCCCCTCGACCGCCCTGATCACCTCGGCGTCGTACCCCAGGCCACTACAGAACGTGAAATATCTACTGTGGTCATCCCAGATCGCCTGGCCGAGCCCGACGGTCCGCCTCCGGCCGTCGCGGATCGCCTCCAGGATCGCCCCCACCGCCTCGACCGGGTCGTTCGGCAGGCCCAGGGCCCTCGCGAAGACGTTCGCGCTGCCGCCGGGGATCGCGAGCAGCGCGGGCCGGTCGATCGAGCTGCCCTCGTCGCCGGCCTTGCCGTCCACCGGGTCGAGCAGCCCGTTCACCGCCTCGTTGATGGTGCCGTCACCGCCCAGCACGGCCACCGCGTCGTAGCCGGAGGCGTGCGCCTTGCGGGAGAGCCGCGTCGCGTGCCCCCGGTAGGCCGTCTCCTCGACGGTCAGGTTCATCGTCGCGCCCAGCGCTCTGATGAGAACGTCCCTGGTTCGCTGGTTGGTCGTCGTCGCCTTCGGATTCACCAGGAGCATCGCGCGCATGACCTCAGCGTATCCGCCGGAAACCGAGCTGAGGCGGCGAAGAACCGGGCGACGACACCCGGCGATAGGGTTGGCCCCGTGTCGAACCGCCCGATGACCCTCACCGTCGCCGCCGCCGTCATGGCACTGGAAGGCACGACCGCCCTGCTCCTCGGCGGCTACGTCGGCGTGGAGACGGTGATCGGCCGGCCGTCCGACCTGATGAGCTCGATCGCCGTCGCCGCGTTCGGGATCATCATCGGCGCCGCCCTGCTCTGGGTCGGCTGGGGCATGATCCGGTCGGAGCGATGGGCGCGGAGCCCGGGTGTGCTGACGCAGATCTTCGCCATCCCGGTCTCGATCACGTTGATCCAGTCCGACCAGCGGGTGATCGGCATCTCGCTGATCGCCCTCGCGATGATCGGACTGGTCACGCTGCTGTCCCCGCCGACGACGCACGCCCTCTACGGGGATCAGGACTAGACGGCGCACGCCTTCTAACGGGGACCAGGACCAGCCGTCCGCTAGTCGTCGACGGTCAGACCCTCGCGGAGCTGGGCGAGGGTCCTGGCGAGCAACCGGGACACGTGCATCTGTGAGATGCCGAGCTCGGTGGCGATCTGGGACTGTGTCATGTTGCCGAAGA
This region of Streptosporangium sp. NBC_01495 genomic DNA includes:
- a CDS encoding histidine kinase N-terminal domain-containing protein is translated as MPTLSDLAVRHTALDDADLEWMHSLVSDWQLLADLSFADLILWIPLKEGSGWIAIAQMRPTTGPTVYHDDIVGMTAAKGERPLLETAWNERRICREGDPDWSSGVPVREETIPVRRADHFLGVIQRSTNLSSARTPSRLELTYLQSASDLAQMVAEGRFPFSGAEPILVRSPRVGDGLLRLDRAGRVTYASPNALSAYRRLGLNADLVGAELGRTTATLCYSDEPINENLMLVASGREPRETEVESGGTVVQLRAIPLIVGGGRIGALVLIRDVTELRRRERELMTKDATIKEIHHRVKNNLQTVAALLRLQARRMQLPEGREALEEAVRRVGSIAIVHETLSHTPEEQVDFDDIADRVIAMTGEVAAPETQVVPRRVGTFGVLRSEIATPLAMVLTELLQNAVQHGLAQRQGKLQVIVSRGAERLDVIVSDDGSGLPEDFDLDQATSLGLQIVRTLVVGELSGRLAIEPRQGGGTEVSLSIPLPAV
- a CDS encoding diacylglycerol/lipid kinase family protein; the encoded protein is MRAMLLVNPKATTTNQRTRDVLIRALGATMNLTVEETAYRGHATRLSRKAHASGYDAVAVLGGDGTINEAVNGLLDPVDGKAGDEGSSIDRPALLAIPGGSANVFARALGLPNDPVEAVGAILEAIRDGRRRTVGLGQAIWDDHSRYFTFCSGLGYDAEVIRAVEGMRGTGRKATPTRYVNTALHHYLSTDKRHPPMTVEGPDVPRTGGIFMAVVSNTSPWSYIGPRPVSPTPWASFETGLDLLGLQRLGLPSMLQLMPQIIGDRATLPTGRHLVQLHDEKEFTLSAGRPVAFQLDGDYLGEVERITFRSIPDALQVLV
- a CDS encoding WhiB family transcriptional regulator, which translates into the protein MDWRHRAACRDVDPELFFPIGNTGPALMQIEEAKQVCNTCSISEACLKWALESGQDAGVWGGLSEDERRALKRRTARARTRASV
- a CDS encoding 8-amino-7-oxononanoate synthase; the encoded protein is MEQTPDPLARFRTAAATREAAGLRRVLRARTPDDDGLIDLASNDYLGLARDERLVEAAVAATRAWGTGSTGSRLVTGSTALHARLETRLRAFTGAEGALVFSSGYLANLAAVAALGRDALVVSEAGNHASIVDACRLSRSRVVVTPHRDVVAVEKALAGRDEEHAIVVTDAVFSVDGDLAPLAELHAATVRQGALLVVDEAHSIGVVGARGQGAAHAAGLAAEPGVVRTITLSKSLGSQGGAVLGAPEVIQTLVDTGRSFIFDTGLAPGSVAAALAAVDILHHQPELPGRVRARARELAAMARDLGLETGDPAGAVVPIVLGPPETALRAALICAEHGVRAGCFRPPSVPVGRSCLRLTARANLSSDDLAVIRGALTAVAEMKVTM
- the bioD gene encoding dethiobiotin synthase yields the protein MSILVVTGTDTGVGKTVVTAAVASLARERGSSVAVVKPAQTGVSDTDPGDVDDVIRLSGVRTTFELARYPAALSPAAAARLSGLPPVSVARAAARIEELASSHRLVIVEGAGGLLVRFDEEGATLADLARTLSASVLLVTRAGLGTLNHTALTLEAMAHRGLEPAGVVIGSWPAEPGPAERSNVADLEMLAARPLAGALPEGAGLLERDAFARAARAGLGPALGGGFDPASFRATLRLSP
- the bioB gene encoding biotin synthase BioB — protein: MSDILEIARTQVLEEGRGLDAAQALRCLELPDDRLAELLALAHEVRMKWCGPEVEVEGIISLKTGGCPEDCHFCSQSGQFSSPVRAVWLDIPSLVEAARETAATGATEFCIVAAVRGPDRRLMDQVRQGVKAIRDAVDINVACSLGMLTQAQVDELAEMGVHRYNHNLETARSHFGKVVTTHTWEERWDTCLMVREAGMELCCGGIVGMGETREQRAEFAGQLGELAPDEVPLNFLNPRPGTPFESFPLLEGPEALRTIATFRLALPRTILRYAGGRELTLGDLGTRDGMLGGINAIIVGNYLTTLGRTAEADLGLLADLKMPIKALSDTL
- a CDS encoding GntR family transcriptional regulator — its product is MSDDSPRIPKYYDVKRSLLTLTKSLPAGSALPPERALAVRFETSRTTVRQALSELVVEGRLVRIQGKGTFVAQPKVAQVLQLTSYTGDLRTVGLEPDTKILDISYVTADEPLARRLAINAGGRVLRIHRLRLANGEPMSIDTTHLSARRFPRLRRELEVHSSLYETLYNAYNVRLTDAEEIIETVLATPYDAQVLSVDVGLPMLLLTRHAFDADGNPVEWAQSLYRGDRYKFVTRLRRP